Part of the Sphingorhabdus pulchriflava genome is shown below.
GCAGCTGCTCTTGTTGTCGCTCCATATTACAACCGGCCTAATCAGGACGGCATATTTGCCCATTATGCGCATCTCGCCGAAAAGAGCGATTTGCCAATCATCGTCTATAACGTGCCTGCGCGAACGGTGACCGATATCTTGCCATCGACGCTTGCCCGTCTTGCCGAAATTCCGACCATAGTGGGCGTCAAGGACGCCAGCGGTCAAATTGCGCGTGTGGGCGATCACCGGCTCGGTTGCGGGACGGATTTCTGCCAGCTTTCGGGCAATGACGATATGGCGCTGGCGTTCAATGCTGCGGGAGGCACGGGCTGCATTTCGGTGACAGCCAATGTGGCGCCAAAGCTGTGTGCCGAATTTCAGTCCGCTTGCGCAAACGGCAACTTCGAATTGGCACGTGTTCTGAATGATCGCTTGCATCCTCTTCATTCAGCACTGTTTACTGATGCGTCTCCCGGGCCTGTCAAATATGCCATGGCCCGTGTCATCGAAGGCTTTCCGGAAGAACTGCGTCTGCCTCTCGTCCCTGCGTCGGCAGCAAGCCGAAAAGCGGTGGATGCAGCGCTGGAGGTAGCAGGACTGGTCTGATGGCACGCCCCAAACCCGAAGCTTTTCAAAAAGCCAAAACCGTCGCCGAAAACCGGCGGGCGCGTTACGATTATCATATCGAGGACAAATATGAAGCTGGGATTGCGTTGACTGGCACCGAGGTTAAGTCGCTGCGATTCGGCGAAGGGTCGATTGCAGAAAGCTATGCCGAGGTGAAGGATGGCGGCGAGGTATGGTTGATTAACGCCAACATCCCTGAATTCAGTCACGGAAACCGATATAATCACGAACCGAAGCGTCCCCGTAAATTGCTCCTTAATGCGCGTGAGATTAATAAGCTGCATGGCGCAGTGGCCCGGCAGGGGATGACATTGGTTCCACTGTCCATATATTTTAACAACCGTGGGCGTGCTAAGGTCGAACTGGCGCTCGCAAAAGGCAAGAAAGCGCCGGACAAACGGGCGACCGAAAAAGAGCGGGACTGGAAGCGGGAACAGGGTCGGATAATGCGGGATCGCGGATGAGCAGATTGACGAAGTGGATACATGAACAAGCACCGACTCGGGAAAGTTTCGAGCGGAGCAAGTTTTTGCGTCCCTTTGCGCAACGTGTTTTCCATCCA
Proteins encoded:
- the smpB gene encoding SsrA-binding protein SmpB, with translation MARPKPEAFQKAKTVAENRRARYDYHIEDKYEAGIALTGTEVKSLRFGEGSIAESYAEVKDGGEVWLINANIPEFSHGNRYNHEPKRPRKLLLNAREINKLHGAVARQGMTLVPLSIYFNNRGRAKVELALAKGKKAPDKRATEKERDWKREQGRIMRDRG
- the dapA gene encoding 4-hydroxy-tetrahydrodipicolinate synthase, which encodes MFSGSIPALVTPFCDGAFSESHFRALVDWQIAEGSSALVPCGTTGEAPTLSFEEHYRVISICIEQAAGRVPVIAGCGSNDTATAVRHMEFAKSEGAAAALVVAPYYNRPNQDGIFAHYAHLAEKSDLPIIVYNVPARTVTDILPSTLARLAEIPTIVGVKDASGQIARVGDHRLGCGTDFCQLSGNDDMALAFNAAGGTGCISVTANVAPKLCAEFQSACANGNFELARVLNDRLHPLHSALFTDASPGPVKYAMARVIEGFPEELRLPLVPASAASRKAVDAALEVAGLV